In Perca flavescens isolate YP-PL-M2 chromosome 7, PFLA_1.0, whole genome shotgun sequence, the following proteins share a genomic window:
- the LOC114559301 gene encoding tumor necrosis factor receptor superfamily member 14-like isoform X3 yields the protein MMFRKHLTVAPLLILVLGVFRGHNLTCHPTEYRNEDQCCPTCSIGSRVKKHCTEFRSTSCLDCDEGTFMNRPTGLTECFPCARCDSGSGLKIKTACTTKSDTVCEPLEGFYCLFYSGNSCVEAQKHRSCQPGQYISQNGTALRDTECSDCRDGTFSDGTLLTSCQPHTQCPSLDLQLIKPGTASTDAECGEHSSGAVIGAVVGGLVTCLVGLAIALFLVWRLKNKKDTGGEGNADNPQQYFKNNKHPHEEEEQLQGLAVINKPRDRSSDPSEGSSMFDKI from the exons ATGATGTTTAGAAAACATTTGACTGTTGCACCATTGCTG ATACTTGTGCTGGGTGTCTTCAGAGGACATAACCTCACATGTCATCCAACAGAGTATCGGAACGAGGATCAGTGCTGCCCTACATGTTCTATTG gaagTCGAGTTAAAAAACATTGCACAGAGTTCAGAAGTACTTCTTGTCTGGATTGCGATGAGGGAACATTTATGAATCGTCCTACAGGTCTTACAGAATGTTTTCCCTGTGCACGCTGTGATTCAG GTTCTGGTTTAAAGATAAAGACAGCATGTACGACTAAATCAGATACAGTTTGTGAACCACTGGAGGGATTCTACTGTCTGTTCTATTCAGGAAACAGCTGTGTGgaagcacagaaacacagaagctGTCAACCAGGACAATATATCAGCCAAAATG GAACAGCATTAAGGGACACTGAGTGCTCTGACTGCAGAGATGGAACATTTTCTGATGGGACATTATTGACATCGtgtcagccacacacaca ATGTCCATCATTGGATCTTCAGCTGATAAAACCAGGAACTGCTTCAACAGATGCTGAATGTGGAGAACACAGTTCAGGAGCTGTGATCGGTGCCGTTGTCGGGGGGCTTGTGACCTGTTTAGTCGGACTCGCaatagctctgtttttggtgtgGCGTCTCAAAAATAAGAAAGACACAG GAGGGGAAGGAAATGCAGACAATCCCCAACAG TActtcaaaaataataaacatccacatgaagaagaagaacagcTACAG GGTCTGGCTGTGATAAATAAACCCAGAGACCGTTCATCGGACCCATCAGAGGGGAGTTCCATGTTCGATAAAATCTAG
- the LOC114559301 gene encoding tumor necrosis factor receptor superfamily member 14-like isoform X1, translated as MQLGFGQSSFQQLLSMYLICRLFCMFQPGFTETNFLTSQILVLGVFRGHNLTCHPTEYRNEDQCCPTCSIGSRVKKHCTEFRSTSCLDCDEGTFMNRPTGLTECFPCARCDSGSGLKIKTACTTKSDTVCEPLEGFYCLFYSGNSCVEAQKHRSCQPGQYISQNGTALRDTECSDCRDGTFSDGTLLTSCQPHTQCPSLDLQLIKPGTASTDAECGEHSSGAVIGAVVGGLVTCLVGLAIALFLVWRLKNKKDTGGEGNADNPQQYFKNNKHPHEEEEQLQGLAVINKPRDRSSDPSEGSSMFDKI; from the exons ATGCAGTTAGGTTTCGGTCAGAGTTCATTTCAACAGCTTCTCTCCATGTATTTGATTTGCAGACTGTTCTGTATGTTCCAACCAGGCTTCACTGAGACAAACTTTCTTACCTCACAGATACTTGTGCTGGGTGTCTTCAGAGGACATAACCTCACATGTCATCCAACAGAGTATCGGAACGAGGATCAGTGCTGCCCTACATGTTCTATTG gaagTCGAGTTAAAAAACATTGCACAGAGTTCAGAAGTACTTCTTGTCTGGATTGCGATGAGGGAACATTTATGAATCGTCCTACAGGTCTTACAGAATGTTTTCCCTGTGCACGCTGTGATTCAG GTTCTGGTTTAAAGATAAAGACAGCATGTACGACTAAATCAGATACAGTTTGTGAACCACTGGAGGGATTCTACTGTCTGTTCTATTCAGGAAACAGCTGTGTGgaagcacagaaacacagaagctGTCAACCAGGACAATATATCAGCCAAAATG GAACAGCATTAAGGGACACTGAGTGCTCTGACTGCAGAGATGGAACATTTTCTGATGGGACATTATTGACATCGtgtcagccacacacaca ATGTCCATCATTGGATCTTCAGCTGATAAAACCAGGAACTGCTTCAACAGATGCTGAATGTGGAGAACACAGTTCAGGAGCTGTGATCGGTGCCGTTGTCGGGGGGCTTGTGACCTGTTTAGTCGGACTCGCaatagctctgtttttggtgtgGCGTCTCAAAAATAAGAAAGACACAG GAGGGGAAGGAAATGCAGACAATCCCCAACAG TActtcaaaaataataaacatccacatgaagaagaagaacagcTACAG GGTCTGGCTGTGATAAATAAACCCAGAGACCGTTCATCGGACCCATCAGAGGGGAGTTCCATGTTCGATAAAATCTAG
- the LOC114559301 gene encoding tumor necrosis factor receptor superfamily member 14-like isoform X2, producing MQLGFGQSSFQQLLSMYLICRLFCMFQPGFTETNFLTSQILVLGVFRGHNLTCHPTEYRNEDQCCPTCSIGSRVKKHCTEFRSTSCLDCDEGTFMNRPTGLTECFPCARCDSGSGLKIKTACTTKSDTVCEPLEGFYCLFYSGNSCVEAQKHRSCQPGQYISQNGTALRDTECSDCRDGTFSDGTLLTSCQPHTQCPSLDLQLIKPGTASTDAECGEHSSGAVIGAVVGGLVTCLVGLAIALFLVWRLKNKKDTGGEGNADNPQQGLAVINKPRDRSSDPSEGSSMFDKI from the exons ATGCAGTTAGGTTTCGGTCAGAGTTCATTTCAACAGCTTCTCTCCATGTATTTGATTTGCAGACTGTTCTGTATGTTCCAACCAGGCTTCACTGAGACAAACTTTCTTACCTCACAGATACTTGTGCTGGGTGTCTTCAGAGGACATAACCTCACATGTCATCCAACAGAGTATCGGAACGAGGATCAGTGCTGCCCTACATGTTCTATTG gaagTCGAGTTAAAAAACATTGCACAGAGTTCAGAAGTACTTCTTGTCTGGATTGCGATGAGGGAACATTTATGAATCGTCCTACAGGTCTTACAGAATGTTTTCCCTGTGCACGCTGTGATTCAG GTTCTGGTTTAAAGATAAAGACAGCATGTACGACTAAATCAGATACAGTTTGTGAACCACTGGAGGGATTCTACTGTCTGTTCTATTCAGGAAACAGCTGTGTGgaagcacagaaacacagaagctGTCAACCAGGACAATATATCAGCCAAAATG GAACAGCATTAAGGGACACTGAGTGCTCTGACTGCAGAGATGGAACATTTTCTGATGGGACATTATTGACATCGtgtcagccacacacaca ATGTCCATCATTGGATCTTCAGCTGATAAAACCAGGAACTGCTTCAACAGATGCTGAATGTGGAGAACACAGTTCAGGAGCTGTGATCGGTGCCGTTGTCGGGGGGCTTGTGACCTGTTTAGTCGGACTCGCaatagctctgtttttggtgtgGCGTCTCAAAAATAAGAAAGACACAG GAGGGGAAGGAAATGCAGACAATCCCCAACAG GGTCTGGCTGTGATAAATAAACCCAGAGACCGTTCATCGGACCCATCAGAGGGGAGTTCCATGTTCGATAAAATCTAG